The genomic window GCAAATTTGTACCTTTCTTAGGCGCAGGGATTGGGTATGCATCCGCAAAAAGCAAAGAGGAAGTAAACGCTATGGGAGTCTCCGGTTCTACTGAAACTACAGTGGACGGTCTTGCATGGAAAGTAAAGGGAGGAGTAACTTATATGGCTACCCAGTCTTTAGGGATCAATTTAGGAGTTTCTTACGATCAGTTCTCCAACAAAGAAATGTATATGGGTACCGATGTTAAAACACACGTAAATACTTTCGGTGTAAATGTAGGTTTCTCTTATTTCATCAAAGCGAAAGCTCAGAAATCTGATAAATAAAAAACTTTGTCAAAGATTTAAACTTTGATAAAGTGCAGAAAAAAATCCGGCTCATTATTGAGTCGGATTTATTTTTTATCTTCAGTTTAGTTTAAAACCATTCTTTCTGGTTCTGAACATAGGTTCTGTCGAATTCTTCATCAGATTTGGTAAGGTAAATGATTCCTTCAATAAAACCGATAATTCCTACCAGCCCGCAGGTCACAATACCCAATACCAGTTGAATAATTCCTGTTTTTGTGTAGCCTAAATAAAACTTGTGAATGGCAAATGTTCCTAGCAAAATTCCTAAGATTCCTGCAACTACTTTTTTCTCAGACTTGTAAGGAGTTCCTTGGTTGTAGTTGTAATTCCCCTGTTTTTCATTAATTTCCATAATAATATTTTTTTATTTGTTTTTCGGTGGTTATTTTCCGAACATTCCGCCCATTCCAGGCATATTCGGCATTTTGCTCATCATCTGCATCATCTGTTTTCCCTGAGGGCCCTGCATCATCTTCATCATTTTACCCATCTGGTCAAACTGCTTCATCAATTGGTTCACGTCTTCGATTTTTCTTCCGGCACCTTTGGCGATCCTGTTTTTTCTCTGGGTATTGATGATCGAAGGTCTTCTTCTCTCTTCAGGCGTCATGGAGTAGATAATTGCTTCGATGTGCTTGAACGCATCGTCGCTGATCTCTACGTCTTTAATCGCTTTTCCAACTCCGGGAATCATCCCCAT from Chryseobacterium sp. SORGH_AS_0447 includes these protein-coding regions:
- a CDS encoding TM2 domain-containing protein, translated to MEINEKQGNYNYNQGTPYKSEKKVVAGILGILLGTFAIHKFYLGYTKTGIIQLVLGIVTCGLVGIIGFIEGIIYLTKSDEEFDRTYVQNQKEWF